The sequence AATCTCTTCTGCAATTTCTTTTGCGGAAAGTGATCTTAGAATTTTAACCCTAACTTCTTCGTCTAACTCAAGTAGAATTTCTGCTGTTTTTTCAGAATCTAATGCGTTGAAAATATAAATAGCCTCATGAGATTCCATTTCTCCCATGACTTCGGCTATATCAGCAAAGTGAACTTCTTGTAATAATTCTAAGACTTCTTGTTCTTTATTTTCTTGAATAAGAAATTCTAATTTCTCTAAAAGCTCTTTACTGATTTTAAACTCCATCGGCTGCTATTTTTTGGGTTAGTTCTATGAATTGTTCTACTGAAAGTTGCTCTGGTCTAAGGTTGAAAATAACATCTTCTTTTAAAGTATCGGAATGAATCATGCTTTTTAAGCTGTTTCGCATTGTTTTTCTTCTTTGATTAAAAGCTTGTTTTACAACGGAAAAAAATAATTTTTCATCGCATGGCAAATGGTAATTTTCTTTTCTTGTTAACCTTAGTACACCCGATTTTACTCTTGGAGGTGGATCAAACACATGTTCATCTACTGTAAATAAATATTCTGCTTCATAGAAAGCTTGAGTTAGTACTGAAAGTATTCCATATACTTTGCTTCCTTTTTTTTCACAAATACGTTGAGCGACTTCTTTTTGAAACATCCCTGAAAATTCAGGTATTTGATTTCGCATTTCCAATGTTTTAAAAACAATCTGGGTTGATATATTATACGGGAAATTTCCGATTATAGCAAATTGATCATTGTTAAATATTTCGTTCAAATTGTATTTTAAAAAATCTTTTGAAATAATATGATTCTCTAGTTTTTTATAGTTTTCTTCTAAATAGGCTACAGATTCTGTATCTATCTCTACTACAAATGTCTCAATTGGCTTTTCGAGAAGGTACTTTGTTAATACACCCATTCCTGGTCCAATTTCTAATACTTTCTCATAACCTTTTAAACATAGAGTGTCTGCTATATTTTTAGCCACACTTTCGTCTGTAAGAAAATGTTGTCCTAGATGTTTTTTTGCTTTTACTGACATTTTTTTTGTTTTTTATTCCCTTTAGAAACGGAGAATTTTTCTATTTACCTTCTGATAAATTTTGTTTTGGCTCCTCTAAGTTTCCTTTTTAAAAGATAGAGATTGTGTGTTTAAAGCACAAGTATAATTTCTCTTAATTATACAATTATTAAGACTTAAGTGGAAATGCAAATTTAAGCATTAATTTTCTTTTCCATAATGTTCGCTCATTACTTCTAGTTCAGTTCTGAAAGCTAGCATTTTATCTGCAAAAAGAGCTAATCCTTCATTTCTTAATCTTGGAGCATGATTTTTGTAATATTCTTCTAATTTCTCTCTAGAATCAGTAAAATACTGAACGGAATAGGTTTGTCCACCCATTTCTTCTTCAACAAGTACTTTTACCATTCTCGCGCTAATGAATAAACCTGTAGCTAACACATCGTCTATGTGTTTGTTTCTCATCCATTGCAACCATTGGTCATGCACACTTTCGTCAATATTTATAGTAACGTTGTATATTATCATTTTATGTAATTTGGTGTTTTGAAAAATTGAATACTGTTTTAGTTTATAAAATCTAGGTATTGCTATCGCCTCTTAATATCCTAAATTGTTTTCTTGCTTCAATAAAGTAAATGCTATCAGAATGTTCGAAAATCATTTTTTCATAGAGTGGTTTTGCACTTTCATTATCGTTTAATTCTTTTCTATAAATTTCAGCAGAAAAAAACAATGCTTCATCTACAAATATTCCATCAGCATGATTATCTAATATCAGTTTGTAGTATTCTAATGCTTTATTATGTTCTTTTCTCTTAGAATAAATTATAGCAATTTTTAATAAAGTTTCGTCTTCAATACTATTTCCTTTATTAAGTTCTAATATTTTAAGAAAAGCCTGCAATGCTTCTGATTCTTTGTTTTGATATAATAATAAATCAGCTTTAGAGAATGCTGTTAAAGCAACTCTTGTACTGTCTTCATAGGAGTTATCTTGAATGAGTAGAAATAATTCAACAGCATCGTTTGCGATTAACAAACTAGAGGATTGTTTTAACACTTTTACCTGTTGCAATGTCCAATCAAAATCTTGTTTATAATAGTTAGCTTTTGCCATTTTCATGCTTGCTTCATGTGCCAAAGCATCATTCTTCATATTGTCTTCCACTTGTGCATAATACAATATTGCCTGATTAAATTTTTCATCATAAACCAAAATGTCTGCTAATTCCATCTTGAATTTAGCTTTTTCTCTATAATCAAATGGCAATTCTAATACTTTATTTAGCAA is a genomic window of Flavobacterium jumunjinense containing:
- the rsmA gene encoding 16S rRNA (adenine(1518)-N(6)/adenine(1519)-N(6))-dimethyltransferase RsmA, which gives rise to MSVKAKKHLGQHFLTDESVAKNIADTLCLKGYEKVLEIGPGMGVLTKYLLEKPIETFVVEIDTESVAYLEENYKKLENHIISKDFLKYNLNEIFNNDQFAIIGNFPYNISTQIVFKTLEMRNQIPEFSGMFQKEVAQRICEKKGSKVYGILSVLTQAFYEAEYLFTVDEHVFDPPPRVKSGVLRLTRKENYHLPCDEKLFFSVVKQAFNQRRKTMRNSLKSMIHSDTLKEDVIFNLRPEQLSVEQFIELTQKIAADGV
- a CDS encoding DUF4286 family protein, with product MIIYNVTINIDESVHDQWLQWMRNKHIDDVLATGLFISARMVKVLVEEEMGGQTYSVQYFTDSREKLEEYYKNHAPRLRNEGLALFADKMLAFRTELEVMSEHYGKEN